A window from Montipora capricornis isolate CH-2021 chromosome 7, ASM3666992v2, whole genome shotgun sequence encodes these proteins:
- the LOC138056320 gene encoding uncharacterized protein yields MRDQFIAGLTSEALRVKLIGKGHRHRDSQIKVALREVVESAKCFEATTYANQLMKTARGNQEQVNFAGKQKVEKETVKRSEAPCYWCSGNHKEPRQQHCPAFRKRCNNCGIIGHFSRACRSRGGQPRGGQPQRREANLVETEQDEEAFASEAISASSTGKKSATKFFAHLHLVYKGKTKVIRAQIDSASTCNTIPEGSLHKLFPGIRISKSKASICTYGNQILHPKGQVTLCCERRGKFHTLNFLVVDVPQGKPPLLSGRDAQALQFLKIFADEVHMADNVVKNPSSHLVLGSITKQIVLQHYANIFEPGCGKPLGNPLHIEMDPSVTPVHAPRRRIPVSKLDKVNEELSRL; encoded by the coding sequence ATGAGAGATCAATTTATAGCTGGTTTAACATCTGAAGCACTTCGTGTCAAGTTGATAGGGAAAGGACACAGGCACCGAGACTCACAGATAAAAGTCGCTTTGAGGGAAGTAGTTGAATCGGCCAAGTGTTTTGAAGCTACCACTTACGCCAATCAATTAATGAAAACCGCCAGAGGAAACCAGGAACAAGTAAACTTTGCGGGCAAACAGAAAGTAGAAAAGGAAACTGTCAAACGATCAGAAGCTCCATGTTATTGGTGTAGTGGTAATCACAAAGAACCCAGACAACAGCATTGTCCCGCCTTTAGGAAAAGATGCAATAACTGCGGCATCATCGGGCATTTTTCTCGGGCTTGCAGAAGCAGGGGAGGTCAACCTCGCGGAGGTCAACCTCAACGACGGGAAGCCAACCTAGTAGAAACTGAACAAGACGAAGAAGCTTTCGCGAGTGAGGCGATATCAGCATCATCCACTGGTAAGAAATCGGCAACGAAATTCTTCGCACACCTTCACCTGGTTTACAAGGGAAAGACGAAAGTCATCAGGGCACAAATTGATTCTGCCTCTACGTGTAATACCATACCTGAAGGTTCACTTCACAAGCTGTTTCCTGGTATTAGAATCTCGAAATCGAAGGCTTCAATTTGCACGTATGGGAATCAAATCCTGCACCCAAAGGGACAAGTAACTCTGTGTTGTGAAAGGAGAGGAAAATTTCACACTCTAAATTTCCTCGTGGTGGATGTCCCTCAGGGAAAACCACCTCTTCTCAGCGGGAGAGATGCACAAGCTCTTCAGTTCTTAAAAATTTTTGCAGACGAGGTTCATATGGCTGATAATGTCGTGAAGAACCCATCCTCGCATCTCGTACTGGGATCAATCACTAAACAGATCGTCCTTCAACACTACGCGAATATCTTCGAACCAGGGTGTGGGAAGCCCCTCGGAAACCCTCTGCACATAGAAATGGACCCTAGTGTTACACCGGTCCATGCTCCCAGACGTCGCATTCCAGTGTCCAAGCTCGATAAAGTTAACGAGGAGTTATCAAGACTGTGA
- the LOC138056318 gene encoding uncharacterized protein: MHQRLVNHHNLVIDKETVRTIPRIFDPVGVENRSKHRLKRRQYRSKGPNYIWHMDGYDKLKPFGFCIHGCIDGYSRRIVWLEVGVINNDPDVTAGYFLDAIRSVGGVPRILRADNGTENVHIAAFQRFFRREAVDAFAGEKSFIYGRSISNQRIEAWWGQMRRGGMDWWITFFKDLRDNGLFCDDNIFHIESIRFCFMFIIQEELNKAAKLWNLHRIRPSTNPESPPGRPDMLYFLPEISNRTTKQS; the protein is encoded by the coding sequence ATGCATCAAAGACTCGTCAATCATCATAATCTTGTAATTGACAAAGAAACAGTTCGCACCATTCCAAGAATTTTTGATCCTGTTGGCGTTGAAAATCGCTCAAAGCATCGTCTCAAACGAAGGCAGTACCGTAGCAAAGGGCCAAACTATATATGGCATATGGACGGATACGATAAACTGAAACCGTTTGGGTTTTGCATTCACGGCTGTATCGACGGATACAGCCGGCGTATTGTTTGGTTGGAAGTTGGCGTTATCAACAACGACCCAGACGTCACGGCGGGATACTTCTTAGATGCCATTCGTTCTGTTGGTGGTGTACCACGCATTTTGCGTGCCGACAATGGTACAGAAAATGTCCACATTGCAGCGTTTCAGCGATTTTTTCGAAGAGAGGCAGTTGATGCATTTGCCGGGGAAAAGAGTTTCATATACGGAAGATCAATTTCTAATCAGCGGATCGAGGCATGGTGGGGTCAAATGCGCAGAGGTGGCATGGATTGGTGGATAACGTTTTTTAAAGATTTGAGAGATAATGGTTTGTTCTGCGACGACAACATTTTCCACATAGAATCTATACGATTTTGTTTTATGTTTATCATACAAGAGGAATTAAACAAAgcagctaagttatggaatcTTCACAGAATCAGACCCTCTACTAACCCAGAATCTCCTCCCGGAAGACCCGACATGCTATATTTTCTGCCAGAAATCAGTAACAGGACTACAAAACAGTCGTAA